The following proteins are encoded in a genomic region of Phragmites australis chromosome 9, lpPhrAust1.1, whole genome shotgun sequence:
- the LOC133929620 gene encoding S-adenosylmethionine decarboxylase proenzyme 4: MASLGFEGFEKRLELVFLLPTCGGERARHGLRLLPVAALREALEAVQCAVVSAAGNASFDAYVLSESSLFVYPSRVILKTCGTTRLLRAVPVLLRAAGELGLGLRSCRYSRGSYLFPEAQPFPHADFDDEVRYLDGAVPSGLHFRRSSVLQPSPQSTHKWHVYSASTSSDGATGHEHVDGATHFTVEVCMTELDRTLARQFYLTPADARSSHAIGDEMTALSGLGGVNPQSLVFGYAFAPCGYSMNALDGARYATVHVTPEDGHSYASYEYAGGGADALASIGRAVAVFRPSVVSASVCYATTAGSQAVDATSVWSAVANALEPLGLACRSQAAEGFPGAVTVTYQTFTA, translated from the coding sequence ATGGCTTCTTTGGGGTTCGAGGGCTTCGAGAAGCGGCTCGAGCTCGTGTTCTTGCTCCCTACGTGCGGCGGCGAGCGAGCGCGACACGGGCTCCGGCTGCTGCCCGTTGCCGCGCTCCGCGAGGCGCTTGAGGCCGTGCAGTGCGCCGTGGTGTCTGCGGCGGGGAATGCGTCCTTCGACGCGTACGTGCTGTCGGAGTCCAGCCTGTTCGTGTACCCGTCCCGTGTCATCCTCAAGACGTGCGGCACCACGCGGCTGCTGCGCGCCGTGCCGGTCCTGCTCCGAGCCGCGGGCGAGCTCGGGCTCGGCCTCCGGTCGTGCCGGTACTCCCGGGGCTCGTACCTCTTCCCCGAGGCGCAGCCGTTCCCACACGCCGACTTCGACGACGAGGTTAGGTACCTCGACGGCGCCGTCCCGAGCGGCCTCCACTTCCGCCGGTCCAGCGTGCTGCAGCCATCGCCGCAGAGCACGCACAAGTGGCACGTCTACTCGGCGTCCACGTCCTCCGATGGCGCAACCGGCCACGAGCACGTCGACGGCGCGACGCATTTCACCGTGGAGGTGTGCATGACCGAGCTGGACCGCACGCTGGCTCGGCAGTTCTACCTGACGCCCGCCGACGCCCGGAGCAGCCACGCCATCGGCGACGAGATGACGGCGCTGTCGGGGCTCGGCGGCGTGAACCCGCAGTCGCTCGTCTTCGGGTACGCGTTCGCGCCGTGCGGGTACTCGATGAACGCGCTCGACGGAGCGCGCTACGCCACCGTGCACGTCACGCCCGAGGACGGGCACAGCTACGCCAGCTACGAGTACGCGGGCGGCGGGGCCGACGCGCTCGCGTCCATCGGCCGCGCCGTCGCCGTGTTCCGCCCTTCCGTAGTCTCTGCCTCCGTCTGCTACGCCACCACCGCGGGCAGCCAAGCCGTCGATGCCACATCGGTGTGGTCGGCGGTCGCCAACGCCCTCGAGCCCCTGGGCCTCGCCTGCCGGAGCCAGGCAGCCGAGGGCTTCCCAGGCGCCGTGACCGTGACGTACCAAACATTCACGGCATGA
- the LOC133928412 gene encoding uncharacterized protein LOC133928412 produces the protein MLPWRGKSAAPAGSDAGAVGEVAVQKVKRIEFRSLLTRPTVYSAPHPRGGGGGTEGEDIDKQAEKFIMRQRKMWNHGQKSAGPASTRPSPPS, from the coding sequence ATGCTTCCTTGGAGGGGCAAGAGCGCTGCTCCGGCGGGCTCCGACGCCGGGGCGGTCGGGGAGGTGGCGGTGCAGAAGGTGAAGAGGATCGAGTTCCGCAGCCTGCTCACGAGGCCCACCGTCTACAGCGCCCCTCATCCgcgcggaggcggcgggggcACGGAAGGAGAAGACATCGACAAGCAGGCGGAGAAGTTCATCATGCGGCAGAGGAAGATGTGGAACCACGGACAGAAATCCGCCGGGCCAGCGTCTACAAGACCCTCGCCGCCGTCGTGA